A window of Synergistaceae bacterium contains these coding sequences:
- the hydG gene encoding [FeFe] hydrogenase H-cluster radical SAM maturase HydG: MYDPKQFHDTTFIDDEEILSTLKDAKELVEDKEYVRSLLDKARTCKGLTHREAAVLLEITDPKLEEELFHLAKEIKEKIYGKRIVLFAPLYLSNYCINRCEYCGFHKDNTVMLRKKLTMEELDEEVEAILALGHKRIAIESGEDPVETPLDYIIKCIERIYKYKNSKDESIRRINVNIAATTVEEYERLKAADVGTYILFQETFHRPTYAKMHTVGPKSNYDWHTTALHRAQQGGLDDVGTGVLYGLYDYKYEMVGQLMLAEHMEEMFGVGPHTISVPRLRMAEGVDLNSFPYLLTDEEFLRLIAVIRIATPYTGMILSTRETPETRKKALELGISQVSAASCTGIGGYHKDIAHGSCDDTAQFKVSDERTPEEILTWLCEDGYIPSYCTACYREGRTGDRFMYLAKSGEIKNICQPNALLTLKEYLVGYASEDLKELGEKVIEKEIEKIADEKTKELTKKQLKQIEEGVQDLYF, translated from the coding sequence ATGTACGATCCAAAACAATTTCATGATACTACTTTCATAGACGACGAAGAGATACTTTCGACGCTTAAAGATGCGAAGGAGCTTGTCGAAGACAAGGAATATGTTCGGTCGCTCTTAGATAAAGCCAGAACATGCAAAGGACTTACTCACAGAGAAGCCGCTGTTCTTTTGGAGATAACTGATCCAAAACTGGAAGAAGAACTATTTCATCTGGCAAAAGAAATAAAAGAAAAGATTTACGGAAAAAGAATTGTACTTTTTGCACCCTTATATCTTTCGAACTACTGTATCAATAGATGTGAATATTGCGGATTTCATAAAGACAATACAGTCATGCTTAGAAAAAAACTTACCATGGAAGAGCTTGACGAAGAAGTAGAAGCGATTTTGGCTCTCGGACATAAACGGATAGCCATAGAATCGGGAGAAGACCCTGTGGAAACACCACTGGATTATATAATTAAATGTATAGAGCGTATTTATAAATATAAAAATAGCAAAGACGAGTCTATCCGCAGGATTAACGTAAATATTGCGGCTACTACGGTAGAAGAATATGAAAGATTAAAGGCGGCAGACGTCGGAACTTACATTCTTTTCCAAGAAACTTTTCACAGGCCAACTTATGCAAAAATGCACACAGTAGGCCCTAAAAGCAACTACGATTGGCACACGACTGCGTTGCACAGAGCACAGCAAGGCGGACTTGATGATGTAGGAACCGGAGTTCTATACGGGCTTTATGACTATAAATATGAGATGGTGGGACAGCTTATGCTAGCAGAACACATGGAGGAGATGTTCGGAGTAGGGCCTCATACTATATCCGTACCCCGTCTGCGCATGGCTGAGGGCGTTGACCTCAATAGTTTCCCATATCTTCTAACTGATGAAGAATTTCTAAGACTAATTGCAGTCATAAGAATTGCGACCCCATATACAGGTATGATTCTTTCTACAAGAGAGACTCCAGAAACCAGAAAGAAAGCTTTGGAGCTTGGGATATCGCAGGTTAGCGCTGCTTCATGTACGGGTATTGGAGGATATCATAAAGACATTGCACATGGCAGTTGTGACGATACAGCACAGTTTAAAGTTTCCGACGAGAGAACCCCGGAAGAGATACTTACGTGGCTATGCGAAGATGGATATATCCCCAGCTACTGTACTGCATGTTACAGGGAAGGACGCACTGGAGACCGTTTTATGTATCTTGCCAAATCCGGCGAAATAAAGAATATTTGCCAGCCTAATGCGTTGCTTACCTTAAAAGAATACTTGGTAGGTTATGCTTCGGAAGACTTAAAAGAGCTTGGCGAAAAAGTAATAGAGAAAGAAATAGAAAAGATAGCTGATGAAAAGACGAAAGAATTAACAAAAAAACAGTTGAAACAGATTGAAGAGGGAGTTCAAGATCTCTATTTTTAA
- a CDS encoding efflux transporter outer membrane subunit — MNKTKITLFTAVMLLLFSTKVVAQTPVEARIIELSEEKWTELALSNPIPSFSKEDAKAPSVVNLASWWQSLGDSTLTNLIMNSLESNKDLASARAKIKEARAALGINKAAMLPWLDTSNSWSATRSPLNTGGEKVDTYRLGVDASWEIDIFGGRRATVEAGVATLEAQYAFLHSTWVTLSSEVAINYLSLRTLQERLDVAKNNLAIQKESLEMLSSSYKAGLTDALAYNQAKYIYEQTNASIPPIETSIEKVKNNLAVLTGVVPGTLEEMLKDKQSLPKGDTLELVGIPAEALRQRPDIYYAERQLVAQLARTKSARADLWPKFQLVGSIGTEALSTGDLFSGPAKAYSFGPRISWPIFHWGAIKNNIRVQGAKEEQLLATYEKTILEAVAEVRNALTAEVQERQRNSSLKLSVDAARDALSVANDKYKSGLTDYNNVLSAQKSYLSVSEQYVISEGEMVSNIVRLYKALGGGWEPMK, encoded by the coding sequence ATGAATAAAACTAAAATCACACTGTTTACAGCAGTTATGCTACTTCTTTTTTCAACGAAAGTAGTGGCACAAACACCTGTAGAAGCAAGAATTATAGAGCTTTCTGAGGAGAAGTGGACAGAGCTTGCTTTAAGCAATCCTATTCCATCATTTTCAAAAGAAGATGCAAAAGCACCATCTGTCGTAAACTTGGCAAGCTGGTGGCAATCTCTTGGTGACAGCACTCTAACTAACCTTATAATGAACAGCTTGGAGAGCAACAAGGATCTTGCTTCTGCTCGTGCGAAGATAAAAGAAGCAAGAGCTGCTTTGGGAATAAACAAAGCAGCCATGCTCCCCTGGCTAGACACGTCAAATAGTTGGTCCGCTACGAGGTCTCCCCTCAATACTGGAGGAGAAAAAGTTGATACTTATCGACTCGGAGTGGATGCGTCTTGGGAAATAGACATATTCGGCGGACGTCGTGCCACCGTTGAGGCAGGAGTAGCAACTTTGGAGGCGCAATATGCGTTTTTGCATTCGACGTGGGTTACTCTATCCTCCGAGGTCGCAATTAACTATCTGAGTCTCAGAACTTTACAAGAACGTTTAGATGTAGCTAAGAATAATCTTGCCATACAGAAAGAGTCTTTGGAGATGCTCTCTTCGAGCTATAAGGCCGGTCTAACCGATGCACTGGCATATAATCAAGCAAAGTATATTTACGAACAGACAAACGCTTCTATACCCCCAATAGAAACATCTATTGAGAAGGTTAAGAATAACCTTGCCGTTCTTACCGGTGTTGTGCCGGGTACTCTCGAAGAGATGTTAAAGGACAAACAGTCTCTACCTAAGGGGGACACGCTTGAACTCGTAGGTATCCCGGCAGAAGCCCTTCGCCAGAGACCGGATATCTATTACGCTGAACGTCAGCTGGTTGCTCAGTTAGCTCGTACAAAATCAGCAAGAGCGGATTTGTGGCCTAAATTTCAACTTGTAGGTTCAATAGGAACAGAAGCTCTCAGCACGGGAGATTTGTTCAGCGGCCCCGCTAAGGCATATAGTTTTGGCCCCAGAATATCTTGGCCAATATTTCATTGGGGTGCCATAAAAAACAATATTCGGGTGCAGGGTGCAAAGGAAGAGCAGCTTCTTGCTACTTATGAAAAAACGATTTTAGAAGCAGTTGCAGAAGTTAGAAATGCTCTTACAGCAGAAGTGCAGGAGAGACAGCGTAATTCCTCATTAAAGCTAAGTGTGGACGCAGCTCGCGATGCTCTCTCTGTCGCAAATGATAAATATAAAAGTGGACTGACAGACTACAACAATGTTCTGTCTGCTCAAAAATCGTATCTTTCAGTGTCAGAGCAATATGTTATAAGCGAAGGTGAGATGGTTTCCAACATCGTTCGATTATACAAAGCACTGGGCGGCGGTTGGGAACCGATGAAATAA